One Chrysiogenia bacterium DNA segment encodes these proteins:
- a CDS encoding ParA family protein, with translation MCAARRTPMNQLARRLQQLAGPKTNYARGKKAARVVAVASQKGGVGKTTTAVHLACALADELHQRVLLVDLDPQGHVAASLHARLGGRKGHLSQVIINRGEELLDLVQPVADSSLEVVLSDKKLAESEGLLASKIGKEFYLKQSLEVTRTHYDWIILDCPPHVGELTVNALVAADEVLVPTELSALSYEGVNDLFDAFARVSENLNPRLGILGIVLTKVDARTPAANASIRRQVETTFGPIVCAAEIPINSAIRQAQHLGQPLFAHQPQAAAALAYRALAEEITGRDSEGNWAI, from the coding sequence ATGTGCGCAGCCCGTCGCACGCCCATGAACCAGCTTGCTCGCAGGTTGCAGCAACTGGCCGGCCCCAAGACCAACTACGCCCGCGGTAAGAAAGCCGCCCGCGTCGTCGCCGTCGCCTCGCAAAAGGGCGGCGTCGGCAAGACCACCACCGCCGTGCATCTGGCCTGCGCACTCGCCGACGAGCTCCATCAGCGCGTCCTGCTCGTCGACCTCGATCCGCAGGGGCACGTGGCCGCCAGCCTTCACGCGCGACTCGGCGGCCGCAAGGGCCATCTCTCCCAGGTCATCATCAATCGTGGCGAAGAGCTGCTCGACCTCGTGCAACCGGTCGCCGATTCTTCACTTGAAGTCGTACTCTCGGACAAGAAACTCGCCGAGAGCGAAGGATTGCTCGCCAGCAAGATCGGCAAGGAGTTCTATCTCAAGCAGTCGCTCGAAGTGACGCGCACCCATTACGACTGGATCATTCTCGATTGCCCGCCGCACGTGGGAGAGCTCACCGTCAATGCGCTCGTCGCCGCCGACGAGGTGCTCGTGCCGACCGAACTCTCGGCGCTCTCTTATGAAGGGGTGAACGATCTCTTCGACGCATTCGCGCGCGTGAGCGAAAACCTCAATCCGCGCCTGGGGATTCTGGGAATCGTGCTGACCAAGGTGGATGCGCGAACCCCGGCGGCCAACGCCTCCATCCGGCGACAGGTGGAGACCACATTCGGTCCCATCGTCTGCGCCGCGGAGATCCCGATCAACTCTGCCATTCGCCAGGCCCAGCACCTTGGGCAGCCGCTCTTTGCGCACCAGCCCCAGGCGGCAGCCGCCCTCGCCTACCGAGCACTGGCCGAAGAAATCACCGGCCGCGACAGCGAAGGCAACTGGGCGATTTAG